In Acropora muricata isolate sample 2 chromosome 11, ASM3666990v1, whole genome shotgun sequence, one DNA window encodes the following:
- the LOC136889417 gene encoding G-protein coupled receptor GRL101-like: MKNRGVQVCVWILGLTALLGNLIVLIIRVVAKEDNKVQSVLLTNLAISDLLMGIYLLIIAIKDVQWQGEYFLHDFKWRSGIPCALTGVLSMVSSEVSVLMLTVLTTDRLICVVFPFKVRRMNRSVACAVVGGVWVLGTVLAVIPILGLEYFYDKKRSVGFYGKSAVCLPLQLSAERIAGWEYAVGIFIGLNFVSFVYILVAYSVMFVTVKNTSKKVTSTSMKRESQMARRMMFIILTDFLCWMPVILIGLLSVLGKFHDPEKEAYIWIAVFVRPVNSSINPILYTFSTPNIRRKVGQMKNSLFNSIARELGRSKLENG; encoded by the coding sequence ATGAAAAACCGAGGTGTCCAAGTTTGCGTCTGGATTTTAGGACTGACAGCTCTTCTTGGTAATCTTATTGTTCTAATAATAAGAGTAGTCGCTAAAGAAGACAACAAGGTACAATCTGTCCTACTGACAAACCTGGCGATATCTGATCTACTGATGGGAATCTACCTGTTGATTATTGCAATTAAAGACGTGCAGTGGCAAGGGGAATATTTCCTACATGACTTTAAATGGAGATCCGGGATACCATGCGCGCTTACTGGAGTTCTATCGATGGTATCAAGTGAAGTTTCCGTGCTAATGTTAACCGTGTTAACTACAGATAGACTGATTTGCGTTGTTTTTCCCTTTAAAGTCAGAAGAATGAATCGTTCAGTTGCTTGCGCAGTTGTTGGAGGAGTTTGGGTCTTAGGAACAGTGCTAGCAGTTATTCCAATCCTTGGGTTGGAATACTTTTACGACAAGAAGCGCAGTGTTGGATTCTATGGAAAATCAGCGGTTTGTCTTCCTCTTCAGCTGTCGGCGGAGAGGATTGCTGGATGGGAATATGCTGTTGGTATTTTTATTGGACTCaactttgtttcatttgtttacaTTCTTGTTGCTTATAGTGTTATGTTCGTTACAGTCAAAAACACGTCAAAGAAGGTTACGTCAACAAGCATGAAAAGAGAATCGCAAATGGCCAGACGCATGATGTTCATTATCCTGACTGATTTCTTGTGTTGGATGCCTGTTATCCTGATCGGACTCTTGTCGGTTCTTGGAAAGTTTCATGATCCAGAGAAAGAAGCTTACATTTGGATTGCCGTGTTTGTCCGTCCAGTCAACTCGTCAATTAATCCCATTCTTTACACATTCTCGACTCCAAATATCAGGAGGAAAGTTGGTCAGATGAAAAATTCGCTATTCAACTCCATAGCTAGGGAGCTGGGACGCTCGAAATTAGAAAACGGTTAG